From the genome of Nicotiana sylvestris chromosome 2, ASM39365v2, whole genome shotgun sequence, one region includes:
- the LOC138885710 gene encoding uncharacterized protein has product MIDNLRDIATEVKPKFVISEMKRAHEIDVGYGKAWHAIQKGWKYCRPLIAVDGTFLKNKYRGVLELRKAIGIRKDLMFLSDLHKAIANGIAKVFLECYHGICIYHLEKNLKQRRVRNTILNLFQNAARVYLQSEFDDFMSQIAVVDKKTFNYLMEEPPGRWAHSHVPRRRYDMLTTNIVESMNNVLRRARELPLLTMIDFIQEKLQSWFYERRTTVEGIFHEISNWAEATLEENIKPTFTFRVLPVDRLKFNVKEGLDEIPCEHAIAAIDSIYQKKSAFCSAYYSRDFWLKTYEGQVNSVGESSTWVIPDTIKSEITKPPDAKVMIGRRQKNRHVSGTEYKKEPRCGRCKQYGHNKTNCTNSVVVHPYVRKYRKKMIDYIQ; this is encoded by the exons ATGATTGACAACTTAAGGGATATAGCTACTGAAGTAAAGCCTAAGTTTGTCATTTCAGAAATGAAAAGAGCACATGAAATAGATGTTGGTTATGGAAAAGCATGGCATGCTATTCAAAAAGG GTGGAAGTATTGTAGACCACTTATTGCAGTTGATGGAacatttctaaaaaataaatatagagGTGTTCT AGAATTAAGAAAAGCAATTGGGATTCGTAAGGATTTAATGTTTTTGTCAGATCTACACAAGGCCATTGCAAATGGTATTGCAAAAGTTTTCCTTGAGTGCTACCATGGTATTTGCATATATCATTTAGAAAAGAATCTAAAGCAAAGAAGAGTGAGAAACACTATACTAAACCTTTTTCAAAATGCTGCAAGAGTATACCTTCAATCAGAATTTGATGACTTCATGTCTCAAATTGCTGTTGTTGATAAGAAAACATTCAATTATTTGATGGAGGAACCACCAGGAAGGTGGGCTCATTCACATGTTCCGAGAAGACGATATGATATGTTAACAACAAATATTGTTGAGTCAATGAATAATGTTTTGAGACGTGCAAGAGAATTGCCACTTTTAACAATGATAGATTTTATACAAGAAAAGTTGCAAAGCTGGTTCTATGAAAGAAGGACAACTGTAGAAGGAATATTCCATGAGATATCAAATTGGGCAGAAGCAACATTGGAAGAAAATATTAAACCAACTTTTACATTTAGAGTATTGCCCGTTGATCGACTCAAATTCAATGTCAAAGAAGGG CTAGATGAAATACCCTGTGAACATGCAATTGCTGCAATTGACAGTATATATCAAAAGAAATCGGCCTTTTGCTCAGCCTATTATTCAAGGGACTTTTGGTTGAAAACATATGAAGGGCAAGTAAATTCTGTAGGTGAATCATCAACATGGGTTATACCAGACACTATTAAATCAGAAATCACTAAGCCTCCAGATGCAAAAGTAATGATAGGAAGAAGACAGAAGAATCGACATGTTTCCGGTACAGAATACAAGAAGGAACCAAGATGTGGTCGCTGCAAACAATATGGGCATAACAAAACAAATTGCACAAATTCTGTTGTAGTTCATCCTTATGTAAGAAAATACAGGAAAAAAATGATTGATTATATACAATAA